In one Sphingomonas sp. S1-29 genomic region, the following are encoded:
- a CDS encoding aminopeptidase P family protein, whose translation MSSYPHRLAALRAQLATDALDGFVVPLTDEHLSEYVGAYAQRLAWLTGFEGSAGTAVVLPQEAAIFTDGRYTIQVREQVSGEHWHYVPVPQESVAGWLAEHASGGARIGYDPWLHTSAWVAEASKALAARGAALVPVEANPIDRVWAEQPAPSDAKLTPYADALAGRSSADKRGEIAGWLEARGADAVVLSALDSIAWTFNIRGGDVDNTPVALAYAIVHADATADLFVASDKLTDDVRRHLGNAVRLHERSDFAAALAGFAGKRVVADPAGSVAAIFDALAAGGAKVIAMRDPVLLAKACKNAAEVAGHEAAQLRDAGAMVRFLRWIEAEAPKGGQTELSAAAKLREYREATGKLMDLSFNSISATGAHGAIPHYHVTEESNAPILPGQLYLIDSGGQYLDGTTDITRVVPVGAPTPEMRDRFTRVLRGHIAIATAIFPEGTVGGQLDSFARRPLWEAGLDFSHGTGHGVGAYLAVHEGPQRIAAPNYPGGGPAEPLLAGMLLSNEPGYYKAGEYGIRIENLILTEQREVPDADRAMLGFRTLTFVPIERELIEPALLSPAEREWIDSYHAEVLAKVGPTLEGKDRAWLAAKCAPLG comes from the coding sequence ATGTCCAGCTATCCCCACCGCCTTGCCGCGCTGCGTGCGCAACTTGCCACCGATGCGCTCGACGGGTTCGTCGTGCCGCTGACCGACGAGCATCTGTCCGAATATGTCGGCGCCTATGCGCAGCGGCTCGCCTGGCTGACGGGGTTCGAGGGGTCGGCGGGGACCGCGGTGGTGTTGCCGCAGGAAGCCGCGATCTTTACCGATGGGCGCTATACGATTCAGGTGCGCGAGCAGGTTTCGGGCGAGCATTGGCACTATGTGCCGGTGCCGCAGGAGAGCGTCGCGGGCTGGCTCGCCGAGCATGCGAGCGGCGGCGCGCGGATCGGCTATGATCCGTGGCTGCACACCAGCGCCTGGGTGGCCGAAGCGTCCAAGGCGCTCGCGGCGCGCGGCGCGGCGCTGGTGCCGGTCGAGGCCAATCCGATCGACCGGGTGTGGGCCGAGCAGCCCGCGCCCTCGGACGCCAAGCTTACGCCCTATGCCGATGCGCTGGCGGGACGCTCCTCGGCCGACAAGCGTGGCGAGATCGCCGGCTGGCTCGAGGCGCGCGGGGCCGATGCGGTGGTGCTCTCGGCGCTCGATTCGATCGCGTGGACCTTCAACATTCGCGGCGGCGACGTCGACAATACGCCCGTGGCGCTGGCCTATGCGATCGTTCATGCCGATGCGACCGCCGACCTGTTCGTCGCGTCGGACAAGTTGACCGACGACGTCCGCCGCCACCTCGGCAACGCGGTGCGGCTGCACGAGCGCAGCGACTTTGCCGCCGCGCTGGCGGGGTTTGCGGGCAAGCGCGTGGTTGCCGATCCGGCGGGGTCGGTCGCGGCGATCTTCGATGCGCTCGCGGCGGGCGGTGCCAAGGTGATCGCGATGCGCGACCCGGTGCTGCTTGCCAAGGCCTGCAAGAACGCGGCGGAAGTCGCAGGCCATGAGGCGGCGCAATTGCGCGATGCCGGTGCGATGGTGCGCTTCCTGCGCTGGATAGAGGCCGAGGCACCCAAGGGCGGCCAGACCGAATTGTCGGCGGCGGCGAAGCTTCGCGAATACCGCGAAGCCACGGGTAAATTGATGGACCTGTCGTTCAACAGCATCTCGGCGACCGGCGCACATGGCGCGATCCCGCATTATCACGTCACCGAAGAATCGAACGCGCCGATCCTGCCGGGGCAATTATATCTGATCGATTCGGGTGGCCAATATCTCGACGGCACCACCGACATCACCCGCGTCGTGCCGGTGGGCGCGCCGACGCCCGAGATGCGCGACCGCTTCACCCGCGTGCTACGCGGGCATATCGCCATCGCCACCGCGATCTTCCCCGAAGGCACCGTCGGCGGCCAGCTCGATTCGTTCGCGCGGCGGCCATTATGGGAAGCAGGGCTCGATTTCTCGCATGGCACCGGCCACGGCGTCGGCGCGTATCTTGCGGTGCATGAGGGGCCGCAGCGGATCGCCGCGCCGAATTATCCCGGCGGCGGGCCGGCCGAGCCGTTGCTGGCGGGCATGCTGCTGTCGAACGAGCCGGGCTATTACAAGGCCGGTGAATACGGCATCCGAATCGAGAATCTGATCCTGACCGAGCAGCGCGAGGTGCCCGATGCCGATCGCGCGATGCTGGGGTTCCGCACGCTCACCTTCGTGCCGATCGAGCGCGAGCTGATCGAGCCCGCCTTGCTGTCGCCCGCCGAGCGCGAATGGATCGACAGCTATCATGCCGAGGTGCTGGCGAAGGTCGGCCCGACATTGGAGGGCAAGGATCGCGCGTGGCTGGCGGCGAAATGCGCGCCCTTGGGGTGA
- a CDS encoding TonB-dependent receptor family protein: MSSRCCAPIGAPLLLLAAFPAHADDREDQNRDTIVVTGQRLADEAEAALQRTPGGVDVVAAEAFENTLAVSLRDALAFSPGVYAQPRYGQEIRLSVRGSGISRGFHIRGLMLFQDGVPLNLADNSGDFQELDPQVFERIDVLRGGNALRLGGSTLGGAIDAITPTGRSAPGIEARIDGGSFDTLRGKVAAGFATARGDAYLALTQDSSDGDREHATRRSTRLNANVGIRLTDTIETRFYGTISDIDQDLPGTLNRTQALTDPGQALPVLILGDQARDVNSIRLQNRTTIDLGRGTLSGGVFANAKQLYHPIFQVLDQKSFDYGAFVRFDLASEIGGMPLDLAIGSTARLGSVNARQYINIGGKRGALTARSRQQAQTIDSYGELRVQPLPALSLIAGGVHSHGRREVTNFLNGARSGEASFDAFSPKLGLLYEPNASIQFFANASRSIELPGFSDLNQTPFASGGVIAPGFVDLDLQRAWTFEAGTRDSAGIAKWDVTFYRADIRGELLQFNQAPDIPAATFNADRTRHQGIEAGIDLDLARWLRLRQVYQYSDFSFRGDAQFGENRLPVVPEHLYRAELTLGTERASIAPVVEWVPRGAFADYANTMRVPSYTLLSLRAQTTLRDGLTLFLDARNLTGERAIGDISAVVAATPASVIYYPVERRAVYGGARVRF; this comes from the coding sequence ATGTCTAGCCGTTGCTGCGCGCCGATCGGCGCGCCCTTGCTGCTGCTCGCCGCCTTCCCGGCTCATGCCGATGACCGCGAGGACCAGAATCGCGACACGATCGTCGTTACCGGCCAGCGACTGGCCGACGAAGCCGAAGCCGCGCTTCAGCGCACCCCCGGCGGGGTCGATGTCGTTGCCGCCGAGGCGTTCGAAAACACGCTGGCGGTGTCGCTGCGCGATGCGCTCGCCTTTTCGCCGGGCGTCTATGCCCAGCCGCGCTATGGCCAGGAAATCCGGCTGTCGGTGCGTGGATCGGGGATCAGCCGGGGATTTCACATTCGCGGGCTGATGCTGTTCCAGGATGGCGTGCCGCTCAATCTGGCCGACAATAGCGGCGATTTCCAGGAGCTCGACCCGCAGGTGTTCGAGCGGATCGACGTGCTGCGCGGCGGCAATGCGCTTCGGCTAGGCGGATCGACGCTGGGCGGCGCGATCGATGCGATCACCCCGACCGGGCGGAGCGCGCCGGGGATCGAGGCCAGGATCGACGGCGGCAGCTTCGACACGCTGCGCGGCAAGGTCGCGGCGGGCTTTGCGACCGCGCGCGGCGATGCCTATCTGGCGCTGACGCAGGACAGCTCGGACGGCGACCGCGAGCATGCCACGCGCCGATCGACCCGGCTGAACGCCAATGTCGGCATCCGGCTGACCGATACGATCGAGACGCGCTTTTACGGCACGATCAGCGACATCGACCAGGATTTGCCCGGCACGCTCAATCGCACACAGGCCCTCACCGATCCGGGTCAGGCGCTGCCGGTGCTGATCCTGGGCGATCAGGCACGCGACGTGAATTCGATCCGGTTACAGAACCGCACCACCATTGATCTGGGGCGCGGCACCTTGTCGGGCGGCGTGTTCGCCAATGCCAAGCAGCTTTATCACCCGATTTTTCAGGTGCTCGACCAGAAATCCTTTGATTATGGCGCGTTCGTCCGTTTCGATCTGGCGAGCGAGATTGGCGGGATGCCACTCGATCTGGCGATCGGCAGCACCGCCCGGCTGGGATCGGTGAATGCGCGCCAATATATCAATATCGGCGGCAAGCGCGGGGCATTGACCGCGCGATCACGCCAGCAAGCGCAGACGATCGACAGCTATGGCGAGCTGCGCGTCCAGCCGCTGCCAGCGCTGTCGCTGATCGCGGGCGGGGTGCATTCGCATGGCCGCCGCGAGGTGACCAATTTCCTGAACGGCGCGCGTAGTGGCGAGGCGAGCTTCGATGCCTTTTCGCCCAAGCTGGGGCTGTTGTACGAGCCCAACGCCAGCATCCAGTTCTTCGCCAATGCCAGCCGGTCGATCGAGCTGCCGGGCTTTAGCGACCTAAATCAGACGCCGTTCGCCAGCGGCGGCGTAATCGCTCCCGGCTTCGTCGATCTCGACCTCCAGCGCGCCTGGACCTTCGAGGCAGGAACGCGCGACAGCGCGGGCATCGCCAAATGGGACGTCACCTTCTACCGCGCCGACATTCGCGGCGAGCTGTTGCAGTTCAACCAGGCGCCCGACATTCCCGCCGCCACCTTCAACGCCGATCGCACCCGCCACCAGGGGATCGAGGCGGGTATCGACCTCGATCTCGCGCGCTGGCTGCGGCTGCGGCAGGTGTACCAATATAGCGACTTCAGCTTTCGCGGCGACGCGCAGTTCGGCGAGAACCGGCTGCCGGTGGTGCCCGAGCATCTGTACCGCGCCGAACTGACGCTGGGCACCGAGCGTGCCAGCATCGCGCCGGTGGTCGAATGGGTCCCGCGCGGGGCGTTCGCCGATTATGCCAACACCATGCGAGTGCCGTCCTATACGCTGCTGAGCCTGCGCGCGCAGACGACGCTGCGCGACGGGCTGACGCTGTTCCTCGACGCGCGCAACCTGACCGGCGAGAGGGCGATCGGCGATATCTCGGCGGTGGTGGCGGCGACGCCGGCGTCGGTGATCTATTATCCGGTCGAGCGCCGCGCAGTCTATGGAGGCGCGCGTGTCCGCTTCTGA
- a CDS encoding extensin family protein translates to MRIRTLLLAATLPAALAGCVFGGGGDRADRRSAPPRARASAPAVLPTRPSAEALQCQADLNRDRVEYRTLPNQDFGGGCMVVGAVQLLDIGVPVAGLKSMRCPLARNFSNWVRYAVAPAARQILDSDVVRIESYGTFACRPIAGSARLSEHGRANAVDVAVFVLADGRRVSVLEGWDTGDDPEQRFLRTIHQSACKRFTTVLGPDYNAAHANHFHFDMAGRNFCR, encoded by the coding sequence ATGCGTATCCGTACCCTGCTTCTTGCCGCGACGCTGCCCGCTGCGCTCGCCGGCTGCGTCTTCGGTGGCGGCGGCGATCGCGCCGATCGTCGCAGCGCGCCGCCGCGCGCGCGTGCCAGTGCGCCGGCGGTATTGCCCACGCGGCCGAGCGCCGAGGCACTGCAGTGCCAGGCCGATCTCAATCGCGACCGCGTCGAATATCGCACCCTGCCCAACCAGGATTTCGGCGGCGGGTGCATGGTGGTCGGCGCGGTGCAGCTGCTCGACATCGGGGTGCCGGTGGCGGGGCTCAAATCGATGCGCTGCCCGCTGGCGCGCAATTTCTCGAACTGGGTGCGCTATGCGGTCGCGCCGGCGGCGCGCCAGATCCTCGACAGCGATGTCGTGCGGATCGAAAGCTATGGTACCTTCGCCTGCCGGCCGATCGCGGGGAGCGCGCGATTGTCCGAACATGGCCGCGCCAACGCGGTCGACGTCGCGGTGTTCGTGCTCGCCGACGGGCGGCGGGTGAGCGTGCTCGAAGGCTGGGACACCGGCGACGATCCCGAGCAGCGGTTCCTGCGCACGATCCACCAATCGGCGTGCAAGCGTTTCACCACGGTGCTCGGCCCCGACTATAATGCCGCGCACGCGAACCACTTCCACTTCGACATGGCGGGGCGCAATTTCTGTCGGTGA
- a CDS encoding M16 family metallopeptidase has translation MRLVSRVLASVALTALATSALAQTAAQTTAPAPAPVSELIARVDIPYEEFTLPNGLRVLVHTDRKAPVVGVSVWYDVGSKHEPKGKTGFAHLFEHLMFNGSENAPGDYFEPLRTLGATDLNGTTNSDRTNYFETVPTAGLERVLFLESDRMGYLLGAVTQENLDNQRGVVQNEKRQGDNQPYGLFRYKLTEGLFPKGHPYHHSTIGSMADLQAASLEDVKTWFRSYYGPNNAIVALAGDIDVPTAKRLMAKYFGAIPRGPESVAPPAPVPTLPAPVRETMQDRVATTRIYRLWAVPGLRDPETANLDVAARVLGGLSSSRLDNILVRKERLAVGVAAFSQALTQVGFFGVQMDVRPGVDVAQAEARLDAVIADFLRTGPTADEVQRVATTAISGRLAGLEAVGGGGGKAGTLASGALFADDPLYFKKQLALLAAATPAAVKASANKWLSRPVYALKIEPGKREAYQEATPATAGGAKVAAAAQATTAARAEAAPTPAAAQGPAKIDRGALPAIGEVRDISFPKVERTRLSNGIELVYARQAAAPTTQASISFDAGIVADPAAKLGIAGFTMAVVDEGTTTLDSIALAEAQERLGARIGSGNDADRSGLSLFVPSPNLAAAVALLGDVVRNPAFGASEIERVRGQRMAQIAAELNDPGAIAARTLPPLLYAEGSSYRKLAAGSGDLSTVKAATRDDLVAFHRAWIRPDKAKIFVVSDRPLAEVRAAFEAALGDWRAQGPAGTKAIESKPLAGGERIVLVDRPDSPQSIIAGGQLTDLDPKAELLPVLTANEVLGSGFLSRINMDLREAKGWSYGARGGYSRFEGAVPYVINAPVQADKTGPALASLREQVAGFLSTQGVTDVEFRRTIDGETRELAGNFETSGKVLSAMEGNDLFGRPDDYYDGIAQKYRALTAAQLDAAARATIDPKGFVWVVVGDASKVRSQLDSLGLPVEVISAAPTGAPVAAQ, from the coding sequence ATGCGCCTCGTCTCCCGCGTTCTTGCCAGTGTCGCCCTTACCGCGCTCGCCACCTCGGCGCTCGCCCAGACTGCCGCGCAAACCACCGCGCCGGCGCCCGCGCCGGTTTCCGAGCTGATCGCGCGGGTCGATATTCCGTATGAGGAATTCACCCTCCCCAACGGGCTTCGCGTGCTGGTCCACACCGATCGCAAGGCGCCGGTGGTCGGCGTGTCGGTGTGGTACGACGTCGGGTCGAAGCACGAGCCCAAGGGCAAGACCGGCTTCGCGCATCTGTTCGAGCATTTGATGTTCAACGGGTCGGAAAACGCCCCCGGCGACTATTTCGAACCGCTGCGCACGCTCGGCGCGACCGATCTCAACGGCACCACCAATTCGGATCGCACCAATTATTTCGAGACCGTCCCGACCGCCGGGCTCGAGCGCGTGCTGTTCTTAGAAAGCGATCGCATGGGCTATCTGCTCGGCGCGGTGACGCAGGAAAATCTCGATAACCAGCGCGGCGTCGTCCAGAACGAGAAGCGCCAGGGCGACAACCAGCCCTATGGCCTGTTCCGCTACAAGCTGACCGAGGGGCTGTTTCCCAAGGGGCATCCCTATCATCACTCGACGATCGGCTCGATGGCCGATCTCCAGGCCGCCAGCCTCGAGGATGTGAAGACCTGGTTCCGTAGCTATTACGGCCCGAACAACGCGATCGTCGCGCTGGCGGGCGATATCGACGTCCCCACCGCCAAGCGGCTGATGGCGAAATATTTCGGCGCGATCCCGCGCGGCCCCGAGAGCGTCGCGCCCCCCGCGCCGGTGCCGACGCTGCCCGCCCCGGTGCGCGAGACCATGCAGGATCGCGTCGCCACCACGCGAATCTATCGCCTGTGGGCAGTGCCGGGCCTGCGCGATCCCGAAACCGCGAACCTCGACGTCGCCGCGCGCGTGCTCGGCGGGCTTTCGAGCTCGCGGCTCGACAATATCCTGGTCCGCAAGGAGCGGCTGGCGGTCGGCGTCGCGGCGTTCAGCCAGGCGTTGACGCAGGTCGGCTTTTTCGGCGTCCAGATGGACGTCCGCCCCGGGGTCGATGTCGCGCAGGCCGAAGCGCGGCTCGATGCGGTGATCGCCGATTTCCTGCGCACCGGCCCCACCGCCGATGAGGTCCAGCGCGTCGCCACCACCGCGATCTCGGGCCGGCTCGCGGGGTTAGAGGCGGTCGGCGGCGGCGGCGGCAAGGCGGGCACGCTCGCCTCGGGCGCGCTGTTCGCCGACGATCCGCTCTATTTCAAGAAGCAGCTCGCGCTGCTGGCGGCGGCGACCCCCGCCGCGGTGAAGGCATCGGCCAATAAATGGCTGTCGCGCCCGGTCTATGCGCTCAAGATCGAGCCCGGCAAGCGCGAGGCGTATCAGGAGGCGACCCCCGCGACCGCCGGCGGCGCCAAGGTCGCCGCCGCAGCGCAGGCGACCACCGCCGCGCGCGCCGAAGCCGCGCCAACCCCCGCGGCGGCGCAAGGCCCCGCGAAGATCGACCGCGGCGCGCTGCCCGCGATCGGCGAAGTGCGCGACATCAGCTTCCCCAAGGTCGAGCGCACGCGCCTCTCGAACGGGATCGAATTGGTCTATGCGCGCCAGGCCGCGGCGCCGACGACGCAGGCGAGCATCAGCTTTGACGCGGGCATCGTCGCTGACCCCGCCGCCAAGCTGGGGATTGCGGGCTTCACGATGGCGGTCGTCGACGAAGGCACCACCACGCTCGATTCGATCGCGCTGGCCGAAGCGCAGGAGCGGCTGGGCGCGCGGATCGGTTCGGGCAACGATGCCGATCGCAGCGGGCTTAGCCTGTTCGTGCCCAGCCCCAACCTTGCCGCGGCGGTGGCATTGCTCGGCGATGTCGTGCGCAACCCCGCCTTCGGCGCGAGCGAGATCGAGCGGGTACGCGGCCAGCGGATGGCGCAGATCGCCGCCGAGCTCAACGATCCCGGCGCGATCGCGGCGCGCACGCTGCCGCCGCTGCTCTATGCCGAGGGTTCGTCGTATCGCAAGCTCGCGGCAGGCAGTGGCGACCTGAGCACGGTGAAGGCGGCGACGCGCGACGATCTGGTCGCCTTCCACCGCGCCTGGATCCGCCCCGACAAGGCCAAGATCTTCGTCGTCAGCGATCGCCCGCTCGCCGAAGTCCGGGCGGCGTTCGAAGCCGCGCTGGGCGACTGGCGCGCGCAGGGGCCGGCGGGCACCAAGGCGATCGAAAGCAAGCCTTTGGCTGGCGGCGAGCGGATCGTGCTGGTCGATCGCCCCGATTCGCCGCAGTCGATCATCGCCGGCGGGCAGCTGACCGATCTCGACCCCAAGGCCGAATTGCTGCCGGTGCTCACCGCCAACGAAGTGCTCGGATCGGGCTTCCTCAGCCGGATCAACATGGACCTGCGCGAGGCCAAGGGCTGGTCCTATGGCGCGCGCGGCGGCTATTCGCGCTTCGAAGGCGCGGTGCCCTATGTGATCAACGCCCCGGTCCAGGCCGACAAGACCGGCCCCGCGCTCGCCTCGCTGCGCGAGCAGGTGGCGGGCTTCCTGTCGACGCAGGGGGTCACCGATGTCGAGTTCCGCCGCACGATCGACGGCGAGACGCGCGAGCTCGCGGGCAATTTCGAAACCAGTGGCAAGGTGCTCAGCGCGATGGAAGGCAACGACCTCTTCGGTCGTCCCGACGATTATTATGACGGCATCGCGCAAAAATATCGCGCGCTCACCGCGGCCCAGCTTGACGCTGCGGCACGCGCGACGATCGACCCCAAGGGCTTCGTCTGGGTGGTCGTCGGTGACGCGAGCAAGGTGCGCAGCCAGCTTGACAGTCTCGGCCTGCCTGTCGAGGTGATATCGGCGGCACCGACGGGCGCACCCGTCGCGGCCCAGTGA
- a CDS encoding endonuclease domain-containing protein produces the protein MPAIRPTNPHARTLRLNATDAEKRFWNAVRNRQLGGFKFRRQVTIGPYIADFVCAERHLIVELDGGQHGDAADATRTAYLRGCGYEIIRFWNNDVIGNIEGVLVTLLSHLEADVPVDGPSPNPLPQAGEG, from the coding sequence ATGCCCGCGATCCGCCCCACCAATCCGCACGCGCGGACGCTGCGGCTGAACGCCACCGATGCCGAGAAGCGTTTCTGGAACGCGGTGCGCAACCGGCAGCTCGGCGGGTTCAAGTTCAGGCGGCAGGTGACGATCGGACCATATATCGCCGATTTCGTCTGCGCCGAACGGCACCTGATCGTCGAACTCGATGGCGGGCAGCATGGCGATGCCGCCGATGCAACGCGCACTGCCTATCTTCGCGGATGCGGCTACGAAATCATCCGGTTCTGGAACAACGACGTGATCGGGAATATCGAGGGGGTTCTGGTTACGCTGTTATCGCATCTCGAAGCCGACGTGCCCGTTGACGGACCCTCACCCAACCCTCTCCCGCAGGCGGGAGAGGGCTAA
- a CDS encoding PepSY-associated TM helix domain-containing protein produces the protein MSASDRRASLYRSVWRWHFYAGLMVLPFLGWLAITGGLYLYKAEIERLVYADWVAVAPATPLPATTLVARVSAQTGAKVTQIARPAAAGESWRMTVLQDGERRTAFVDPGSGRVLGTTSLGGIMATVRSLHSLAITGPIGNALIEIVAGWTILLVATGVYLWWPRGRSPGLALRGTPKGRLFWRDLHASTGIVASALILFLALTGMPWSGVWGQALGRIVAAQELGRPQPPVPSDHHPLPWSLDHAAVPASSGSGDVGVDRVLAIAARRGIGAPWTLSLPAAPGAPYLVSPVARQAGDARALYVDAGTGHVLQDARYAQFGAGAQAIEWGIAAHEGRQYGEPNRLVMLGGCIAILLLVISTPVMWWKRRPSRGLGAPPAPANRARGLVGLMLAAGLVFPLTGLTMLVALAGERLVRRRMRNAPR, from the coding sequence GTGTCCGCTTCTGATCGACGCGCCTCGCTGTATCGGTCGGTGTGGCGCTGGCATTTCTATGCCGGGTTGATGGTGCTGCCCTTCCTGGGCTGGCTGGCGATCACCGGCGGGCTGTATCTGTACAAGGCCGAGATCGAGCGGCTGGTCTATGCCGACTGGGTCGCGGTTGCGCCCGCCACGCCGCTGCCCGCCACGACATTGGTGGCGCGCGTGAGCGCACAGACCGGAGCGAAGGTGACGCAGATCGCGCGCCCCGCCGCGGCGGGCGAAAGCTGGCGGATGACGGTGCTGCAGGATGGCGAGCGCCGCACCGCCTTCGTCGATCCGGGGAGCGGGCGGGTGCTGGGCACCACCAGCCTCGGCGGGATCATGGCGACGGTGCGGTCGCTACACAGCCTGGCGATCACCGGGCCGATCGGCAACGCGCTGATCGAGATCGTCGCGGGGTGGACGATCCTGCTGGTGGCGACCGGCGTGTATCTGTGGTGGCCGCGCGGGCGCAGCCCCGGGCTGGCGCTGCGCGGTACGCCCAAGGGCCGGTTGTTCTGGCGCGACCTCCATGCCTCGACCGGGATCGTCGCGAGCGCGCTGATCCTGTTCCTCGCGCTCACCGGCATGCCTTGGAGCGGGGTGTGGGGGCAGGCGCTGGGGCGGATCGTAGCGGCGCAGGAGCTGGGCCGCCCGCAGCCGCCGGTGCCGAGCGACCATCATCCGCTGCCCTGGTCGCTCGACCATGCAGCGGTCCCGGCGTCGAGCGGCAGCGGCGATGTCGGGGTCGATCGGGTGCTGGCGATCGCCGCACGGCGCGGGATCGGCGCACCCTGGACGCTGTCGCTACCCGCCGCGCCGGGCGCACCCTATCTGGTGTCGCCGGTAGCGCGGCAGGCAGGCGACGCGCGCGCGCTCTATGTCGATGCCGGTACCGGCCATGTGCTGCAGGACGCGCGCTATGCGCAGTTCGGCGCGGGGGCGCAGGCGATCGAATGGGGGATCGCGGCGCATGAGGGCCGGCAATATGGCGAGCCCAACCGGCTGGTGATGCTGGGCGGCTGCATCGCGATCCTGCTGCTGGTGATCAGCACGCCGGTGATGTGGTGGAAGCGGCGGCCGTCGCGCGGGCTGGGCGCGCCGCCGGCGCCGGCGAACCGTGCGCGCGGGCTGGTGGGGCTGATGCTGGCGGCGGGGCTGGTGTTTCCGCTGACGGGGCTAACGATGCTGGTCGCGCTGGCGGGCGAGCGGCTGGTGCGGCGGCGGATGAGAAACGCCCCTCGCTGA